GCGCCAGATGGGTGTGTGCCTGACGGAACTGCTCCATCAGCTGCATCAGCGATACCGTGGCCGGGACGTACAGCGGAATCTGCAGGTCGGCAATGAAATCCACGCTTTGCCCGGCCAGCACCCGGTCCAGCATGCGTTTGGTGTCCAAAATGCCCAGCACATGTTCCATCCCGCCCTTGCACACCGGGAAATGGCTGTAAGCATGCGAAATCAGCAACTGGCGGTTATCGTGCTGCTGGTCTTCGATATCAATGGAAACAATATCCTTGCGCGGCGTCATCACCGCGGCCACCTTGCGATCGTCCAGCCGGAAGATGTTTTCCACCAGTTCCTGTTCGGCGCGGTCGAAAATGCCTTCGTCGGCACCCTGTTCCATCAGTACCCGGATTTCTTCTTCGGTAATGGACGGTTCATTGCTTTTGCGCGCACCGATCAGCCGCAGCAGGGTGTCGGTCAGCCGCGACAACAGCCGTACCAGCGGGGCTGCCAGGCGCGAGAGCAGCAACATCGGCGGGGCCAGGGTGCTGGCGATGCCTTCCGGGTTCAGCATGGCCAGCCTCTTGGGTACCAGTTCGCCAAACACCAGCGACAAGGCGGTGATGGCGGCCACCATCAGTGCCACCGACAGCGGCTTGTTATAGGCATGCAGCTGCGGCAGGTTCAGTTCCAGCCAGTCCTGCAAATGTTCGGACAGGGCAGCTTCACCGTACACTCCGGAGAAAATACTGATGCTGGTGATGCCGATCTGCACCGTTGATAGGAAACGGGTGGGTTCCTCTGCCAGGCGCAGTGCCGAGCGAGCCCCGCGGCGGCCTTCTTCTGCCCATTGCTGCAGGCGTATCTTGCGTGAAGACACGATGGCAATTTCGGACATGGCAAAAGCGCCATTGAGTACGATCAGTACAAACAGAAAGAAAATATCCACGATGGGCGGCGGGGAGGAAGATGACTCTTGCTAGCTTAGGGCAATGCCGACGGGCTGAAAAGCCGGGTTTTGCGCTACAGGGCTGCGCTGGGCAACCCTGCGGCAACTCCGTATCAGAACAGGCTGTTCTGGCTGCTGGCAGGCATCCAGCGGATGGTGTCGCGGCCATGAGCGGCCAGCCAGGCATTCACCTGCGAGAAATGACGACAGCCGTGAAAGCCGCGGCTGGCCGACAGCGGGGAGGGATGGGCCGCTGTCAGCACCAGGTGGCGACTGGTATCAATACGCTCGGCCTTGGTCTGAGCCCAGTTGCCCCATAGCAAGAATACACAGCCGGGGTTGTGCTGGTTGACTGCATCAATCAGTGCGTCGGTGACGGCTTGCCAGCCCAGCTTACCGTGGCTGCCTGCCTTGTCCATTTCCACCGTCAGCACGCTGTTGAGCAACAGCACGCCTTGTTCGGCCCAGTGTGTCAGGTCGCCACTGGCCGGCATGCCGCCGCCCAGGTCTGCCACCAGTTCCTTGTAAATATTGCGCAGGCTGGGCGGAATACGCACGCCGGGCGGAACCGAGAAGGACAAGCCCATGGCTTCTCCTGCGCCGTGGTAAGGGTCCTGCCCCAGGATCACCACCTTGATGTCGGCCGGGGCCATGGTACGCAGGCTGTTGAAAATGAGCGGCTGTGGGGGAAACAGCGTTTTGCCCTGGCTGGCTTGCTGCTGCAGTTGCTGGTCGATCTGGCGCAGGCGGGCAAAGATGTCCGGTGCATGCAGGACAGCTTCCCAGGCCGGGTGTACCGGGGCCAGGGCCGGGGCGAGGTAGGGGAGGGATTGCTGACTCAAAACGGATTCCATTTTGTCTATTGATTGCCGGTTTGGATGGGGCAAACGGGGGACGGTTCCAAAACAAAAGCCATTCCCGCTGGCAGGAATGGCTTGCTTGTGCTGCGATCAGTAGCGGGCCGTACGGCTCAGTAATGTGCCATGCCCGGGTCAACCTCGCTGGCCCAGGCTTCCACGCCACCTTGCAGGCTCAGTACCTGTTCGAAACCGGCATTGGCCAGATACAGGCCTACCTGATAACTGCGCACGCCATGATGGCAGACAGTGACGATGGTCTTGTCATCCGGCAGTTCGCTCATGCGCAGCGGAATCAGGTTCATCGGGATATGCAGCGAACCGGCAATGCTGGCCAGCTGCACTTCCCAGTCCTCGCGCACATCCAGCAGCAGCGGCTGTTGTTTGCCGCTATCGGCCAGCCATGCTGCCAGATCGCTGGCGGTGATTTCCCTGAGCATCAGAAAACGAAGCGTTCCGGCTCGATGGCTTCAGCCTTGGCCAGACGGGAAATACAGGTTTCAAACAGATTGGTTTCGCTGTAGGCGCTTTCGCTGACGCGCTTGATCAGCTTGCAGCTCATGGCCGGCAGGTCACCCACCACCACAATCATGCGGCCACCGACGGCCAGCTGGGCTTTCAGGGTTTCCGGCACCACCGGCAGCGAACCACCCACCACGATCACGTCGAACGGGGCTTGTTCCTTCAGACCGTCCAGGCCATTGCCTTCCACCAGGGTGACATTGCCGATGCCGGCTTTTTTCAGGCTGGCTGCAGCTGCTTCGCGGGTGGCGGCATTAATCTCAACGCTATATACGTGGCGGCCCAGCTTGGCCAGCAGCGCGGTCAGGTAGCCTGCGCCGGTGCCAACTTCCAGTACCTTGTCTTGCGGCTGTACGGCAACATCCTGTGCCAGACGCGCTTCCAGCTTCGGTTGCAGCATCTTGCCGCCGTTTGGCAACGGCAGTTCGGT
The sequence above is drawn from the Aquitalea denitrificans genome and encodes:
- a CDS encoding hemolysin family protein, which produces MDIFFLFVLIVLNGAFAMSEIAIVSSRKIRLQQWAEEGRRGARSALRLAEEPTRFLSTVQIGITSISIFSGVYGEAALSEHLQDWLELNLPQLHAYNKPLSVALMVAAITALSLVFGELVPKRLAMLNPEGIASTLAPPMLLLSRLAAPLVRLLSRLTDTLLRLIGARKSNEPSITEEEIRVLMEQGADEGIFDRAEQELVENIFRLDDRKVAAVMTPRKDIVSIDIEDQQHDNRQLLISHAYSHFPVCKGGMEHVLGILDTKRMLDRVLAGQSVDFIADLQIPLYVPATVSLMQLMEQFRQAHTHLALVVDEYGELEGLVTMNDVLETVVGDLPSIHADGEDDEIVQREDGSYLVDGMVTLDSFRQYFDVEQSLPGEDTGNIHTLGGVVMFQLGRVPAVTDRFDWQGFSFEVVDMDRTRVDKILISRLPSSLLEQNDS
- the ung gene encoding uracil-DNA glycosylase; amino-acid sequence: MHAPDIFARLRQIDQQLQQQASQGKTLFPPQPLIFNSLRTMAPADIKVVILGQDPYHGAGEAMGLSFSVPPGVRIPPSLRNIYKELVADLGGGMPASGDLTHWAEQGVLLLNSVLTVEMDKAGSHGKLGWQAVTDALIDAVNQHNPGCVFLLWGNWAQTKAERIDTSRHLVLTAAHPSPLSASRGFHGCRHFSQVNAWLAAHGRDTIRWMPASSQNSLF
- a CDS encoding rhodanese-like domain-containing protein yields the protein MMLREITASDLAAWLADSGKQQPLLLDVREDWEVQLASIAGSLHIPMNLIPLRMSELPDDKTIVTVCHHGVRSYQVGLYLANAGFEQVLSLQGGVEAWASEVDPGMAHY
- a CDS encoding protein-L-isoaspartate O-methyltransferase family protein encodes the protein MDFENARFNMVEQQIRPWDVLDPKILDLLFHVKREDFVAADKRQLAFVDTELPLPNGGKMLQPKLEARLAQDVAVQPQDKVLEVGTGAGYLTALLAKLGRHVYSVEINAATREAAAASLKKAGIGNVTLVEGNGLDGLKEQAPFDVIVVGGSLPVVPETLKAQLAVGGRMIVVVGDLPAMSCKLIKRVSESAYSETNLFETCISRLAKAEAIEPERFVF